Within Hyla sarda isolate aHylSar1 chromosome 7, aHylSar1.hap1, whole genome shotgun sequence, the genomic segment aaaatgaaaaatgtaatttttcatttgcacagcccactgttccaaagatctgtaaaatcagccaccctcgtgtagtttccaaaatggggtcacacgtggcggggtccactgttctggcaccacggggggtttgtaaacgcacatggcccctgacttgctCAATGGCACCCctcatcttctgagcattgtagttcgcccgcggaGCAATTTACGTCCACACACGggatatttccatattcagaagaaatggggttacaaattttggggggcattttttcccattaccctttttaaaaattataaatttgtgaaaaaaaatgcactttagtgaaaagtcgtcaaacacctgtggggtgttaagattcagtggaccccttgttacgtgccttgaggggtgtagtttccaaaatagtatgccatgtgttttttttttgctgttatttttgctgttatgaCCCCATAGCGGTtatctaaatgcgacatgcccccccaaaaaaaaccatttcagtaaaattcactctccaaaatcccattgtcgctccttcccttctgagccctctactgcacctgctgaacacttcacatacacatatgaggtatttccttactcgagagaaatggggttacaaatttttgggggctttttctcctattaccccttgtataaattcaaaaactgggtctacaagaacatgcgagtgtaaaaaatgaggattttgaattttcctcttcactttgctgctattcctgtgaaaaacctaaagggttaacaaactttctgaattacattttgaatactttgaggggtgcagtttttataatggggtcatttatggggtatttctaatatgaaggcccctcaaatccacttcaaactgaactggttcatgaaaaattccgatttgaaaaatttcatgaaaaattagaaaattgctgctgaactttgaagccctctgatgtcttccaaaagtaaaaacatgtcaactttatgatgccaacataaagtagacatattgtatatgtgaatcaatataacatttatttggaatgtctattttccttataagcagagagcttcaaagttagaagctctcctgaaattttggaattttgcaatgatgcaagtatcgatgaaaatttaccactaacataaagtagaatataacatgaaaaaaaaaatcttggaatcaaattcataagtaaaagcatcccagagttattaatgctgaaagtgacagtgcaaaaaacgctctggtccttaaggtgaaaatgggcttgctccttaaggggttaaagggaatctgtcagcgctAGGATATTATCCAAGCTGCTGTTCTTATTGTGAAAATTGATAAAATTCCTTTTCATATACCTGGTgcccagaaaaataaaatacaactcCAACATTAGGGCCAATATGGCCTTTATGAAGCAAAGAACTACTACAAGATGAATTTGTGTGCGAGTCAAACAAATCAAAGGATGTCCTACACACATTAGAGAAAATTTATCAGGATTCACTGTTTTTGGTGGCATCGGACAGCTGTTTAATGTTTATGGGGGCCTCCTTACTCTCCTCCAACAGATTATGTTGGGGAAGAGAAGAATCTGTTGAACTGCAACACCATTTCTTTTATTACCATAAAGATAAGTGTATGGGGAAATTGGTGTAGATCGTGATTGTTGGGCAAACTAACCGCCAAGAGCCATTAAAGTTGTATGACCACCTTAGAACAATAGTCTATTTTAGACCTTTAGtctaaaaatttttcattttatgtcCCCAGCAGGATTAACTGACTCCTTAAAAAGACCTGGAAAAGGAAACAGTCCGTCATCAGAAATGAGAATATGTACGAATCCTACACAGCACAATCCAGTTATCAGTATTAAGGAAGAACCTCTGGAAGAAATGCTAACAATCACTAACTGCTATACGTCCTCAGAAAGTACACACGATCCAGCTACACCTATGAATAAGGACTCTTTACAAGGAGGAAATCTTTTCGACACTCCCACTTATCCACTTAAAAGTCTTGAACAACATGTAGCACATTTTACGAACCTGCCTGATTTCTGGATCAAACAAGAAACCATAAACTCTCCCATCAGTCCTGAACAGACAACCAATAGTCCTTACATAAAAAAGGAATCTGTCACTTGGAATACAGGAAATCTCACCGCCTCAGACACTTTTAACCCAACAAGTCCTACACAAGAGTACTTATCTCCCCAAATTAAGGAAGTTGTGGTCTCATATGGAGACATTAGTGCAAAAGTAACATCCACAGATGTTTGTTCTACACATCCTTCTAACTTCAGCCAGGAACATCAAGTTGAGGAGCAGTCATTTTTGTGCACAACATGTGGGAAATCTTTTAGATGTTTTCAAGAACTCCTTTCACATCAGGGAagccacacaggagaaaagccctaTATGTGTTTTGTCTGTGGAAAGTCATTCTCTCTAAAACGAAATCTCTTAAACCACAAAAGGTACCACAATGAAGACAGACCATTTTGTTGCTTGCAGTGCGGGAAGAGTTTTCTAAGCAATTCCCATCTCAttgaacatcagagaattcaTACGGGAGAAAAGCCGTTTCCTTGTGCCGAATGTGGAAAGTGTTTTATCACGAAGTCAGATCTGATCAGGCATCAGAAAACTCACTCAGGAGAGAGACCATATCCATGCTTGCAATGTACAAAGTCTTTTAAGCAGAATTCAGATCTTGTAcggcatcagagaattcacactggGGAAAAGCCATTTTCGTGTTTAGAATGCGGCAAAGCCTTCGCCCTCAAATCAAACCTTTTAGTTCATAATAGgatccacacaggagagaaaccatattCCTGTTCAGAGTGCGGGAAGCGCTTTATTAGCAAGTCCCATCACCTTATACATCAGAAAAATCACAGAGAAAACAAATCTGAAGGAGGGGCAAACAACAGTGTTGTTATACATCAAAATATTTATACAGAAGATCGTGTTTCCTTTTACTGAAGGCAGTATATTCAGATCATGTTTGAAATAATTCAAATATATTTTCTACTAGGGGACATTCAACGTATTGGTTATGAACTACCACGGTGTATTACACTCTGGACCTAACTTTTATCAGTTCACCAAATGTTTATAAAATATTGTAGCAAAAAAATAAGTAATGGAATTATATTATTTGGTCACAACTATGTAACACTGTTGTGTATTCAAGAGGCCCTgtgtgtcacatatgggcagggaacagtgaagcactaactcacccacagccactgtccctacctattgcctatccgccctaTGTGACAGATCTATAACCACAATGACAAACCCTCActgctaagtgctggggcagcattatcaaaataataaaacagactGAGtcagggaacagctggaggtacacaaactaacagagatacactaagacacacacagTGAAATTGTAGTCAAACTAGCTGAGGTCGGTACTAGGAAATAGCGGATTACAGGAAcgcagagcaagagaagagtcaaggggAAAAGCCAAAAatcaataaacaagcaggtatccagtaagcaggaggtTTCAGTTAAGGTATAACTTTTCACGGACGCTGGACTGATCACTGCTCCTAGTTTATATAGGAATGTGATCAGGAATACACCATCctgataggtagcagagctgagaaccacaccCAGATGACACAGGTGAACTACAAGCAGCTCCAGCCCATTAGAGCCAGACGTTACACTATGGTTAGTATGTCCCCGATTCCTGATCCTAATATTTTCCTAAAGCaaaatggtcatcctgttcacccacactaaactcaaaacactgggttatagtgtgggtgaacaggagtctggAAGTGGGCcccgtcagctgtatttgcttatTTATCAGCGCTGTTCTCCACATCCTAGTGCTGTTCACGTGAGTGCTCAGTTGACGCATGCGCAAATACAGACGACAGAGCCagcctccttgccttctaagagccatagctCTATACATTTTCATCTACAGAGACATATaaaagcttgttttttgcaggaccaattgacaAAGGGGTAAGATTTCTTGAGAACACCATAACAGTGTGCAGAGATTtataggccattagcactccactgGGAATTTAGGGAAGAAAAgggtatgcaaagcagctcaatcaCACCACCTTTCCAGGTAGCTtttccttaatggggtactccactgctagacaccttatcccctatcaaaagcatagggaataagatgccccagcagcgggacccccacaatctcccgcagcacctggcATTTTAAACAAAGCCGGGTTCCCTGAGGCAGTGGtcagacatcacagccatgcccccttgtgacatcacagccatgcccccttgtgacatcacagccatgcccccttgtgacatcacaccatgccccctccattcatgtctatgggagggggggtgtctgCCAACatgtcctctcccatagacatgaatggagggggcgtggccaagatGTCACAATCTctgcctccggctccgagcgttctgaacatttttctgttggagtaccccttttaagtcctTACTTAAAGAcagacaattgtactttgtaatgtcttctttaatttttccataaaatgtatggctaatctgaaaaaaaaatattatttgtggggtgaaaatgAATTTTGCAACCTTTTGGGGCTTTCATTTTTATGCAGTGCAACATCTTTATTCTGTGTATCAATACGATTAAGACACTTAACTTATATAGCCTTTGTTTTATTATACTATttatagcttttgttttattctactatttaaaaaaaaaaaaaaaaagtaaaacttttttttttttcccacaaaataAACAttcttaaaattgccctattctgacctctattgctttttcatttttctgtctaTGGCGCTGACTAAGGGCTTATTGCTATAGTTATTATTAGTACCATTTTGGTGTAGATGagttttgattttgttttataaaagaaaaaaaaatctgataaatTATATGACCACAAAATTAGCAATTTTAGGCTGTCCACCCTATGGGAAAATGGGGCTGATACGAATTTTTAATAAGTGGGGCatatatagatggatatataacttttttctttttattacacatagcattgatcagttctCTTATTACACATAGCATTGATTAGCCTGCT encodes:
- the LOC130282811 gene encoding oocyte zinc finger protein XlCOF8.4-like isoform X1; translated protein: MDRSQVATKIVNLTLEIIYLLTGEDYGHLKEFGPDIKPRAQPCTSGFRDPNMTPLFHNGQKQIILKLTNKIIELLTGEVPVRCEDVTVHFSMEEWEYLEGHKDLYKEVMLETDEPLTPLAGLTDSLKRPGKGNSPSSEMRICTNPTQHNPVISIKEEPLEEMLTITNCYTSSESTHDPATPMNKDSLQGGNLFDTPTYPLKSLEQHVAHFTNLPDFWIKQETINSPISPEQTTNSPYIKKESVTWNTGNLTASDTFNPTSPTQEYLSPQIKEVVVSYGDISAKVTSTDVCSTHPSNFSQEHQVEEQSFLCTTCGKSFRCFQELLSHQGSHTGEKPYMCFVCGKSFSLKRNLLNHKRYHNEDRPFCCLQCGKSFLSNSHLIEHQRIHTGEKPFPCAECGKCFITKSDLIRHQKTHSGERPYPCLQCTKSFKQNSDLVRHQRIHTGEKPFSCLECGKAFALKSNLLVHNRIHTGEKPYSCSECGKRFISKSHHLIHQKNHRENKSEGGANNSVVIHQNIYTEDRVSFY
- the LOC130282811 gene encoding oocyte zinc finger protein XlCOF8.4-like isoform X2 → MDRSQVATKIVNLTLEIIYLLTGEDYGHLKEFGPDIKPRAQPCTSGFRDPNMTPLFHNGQKQIILKLTNKIIELLTGEVPVRCEDVTVHFSMEEWEYLEGHKDLYKEVMLETDEPLTPLGLTDSLKRPGKGNSPSSEMRICTNPTQHNPVISIKEEPLEEMLTITNCYTSSESTHDPATPMNKDSLQGGNLFDTPTYPLKSLEQHVAHFTNLPDFWIKQETINSPISPEQTTNSPYIKKESVTWNTGNLTASDTFNPTSPTQEYLSPQIKEVVVSYGDISAKVTSTDVCSTHPSNFSQEHQVEEQSFLCTTCGKSFRCFQELLSHQGSHTGEKPYMCFVCGKSFSLKRNLLNHKRYHNEDRPFCCLQCGKSFLSNSHLIEHQRIHTGEKPFPCAECGKCFITKSDLIRHQKTHSGERPYPCLQCTKSFKQNSDLVRHQRIHTGEKPFSCLECGKAFALKSNLLVHNRIHTGEKPYSCSECGKRFISKSHHLIHQKNHRENKSEGGANNSVVIHQNIYTEDRVSFY